A region of Jannaschia sp. W003 DNA encodes the following proteins:
- a CDS encoding aminotransferase class IV, producing the protein MTDHTTHAAEDDPRNETVLVWVDGALVPRAEAKVSVFDSGFMLGDGMWEGMRLHRGRWGFLEEHMDRLFSSCRAVSIDIGMTRDEVLDALRRTAEANGMTDDVHCRLMVTRGVKVRPFQHPSLSRSGPTVVIIMEHSKPVDALKTRGIRLATVPQVRGLPMSQDAKYNSHSKLNCVIACLQAEQAGADEALMLDPFGFVNTTNACNFFIVRRGEVWTSTGDYCMNGVTRRKVIEICRAEGIPVFERNYSLVDAYAADEAFLTGTFGAQTPVASIDGKAIGTEGGRGPVMRRIAEVYRAWIEEDARTGAK; encoded by the coding sequence ATGACCGACCACACCACCCACGCCGCCGAGGACGACCCCCGCAACGAGACCGTGCTGGTCTGGGTGGACGGCGCGCTCGTGCCCCGCGCCGAAGCCAAGGTCTCGGTGTTCGACAGCGGCTTCATGCTCGGCGACGGCATGTGGGAGGGCATGCGCCTCCACCGCGGCCGCTGGGGCTTCCTGGAGGAACACATGGACCGGCTGTTCAGCAGCTGCCGGGCCGTCTCCATCGACATCGGCATGACGCGGGACGAGGTGCTGGACGCGCTCCGCCGCACCGCCGAGGCCAACGGCATGACGGACGACGTCCATTGCCGCCTGATGGTGACGCGGGGCGTGAAGGTGCGGCCCTTCCAGCACCCCTCGCTGTCGCGCTCCGGGCCCACGGTGGTGATCATCATGGAGCACTCGAAGCCCGTCGATGCGCTCAAGACCCGCGGCATCCGCCTCGCCACGGTGCCCCAGGTGCGCGGCCTGCCCATGAGCCAGGACGCCAAGTACAACAGCCATTCCAAGCTCAACTGCGTGATCGCCTGCCTCCAGGCCGAGCAGGCCGGGGCCGACGAGGCACTGATGCTCGACCCCTTCGGCTTCGTGAACACCACGAATGCCTGCAACTTCTTCATCGTCCGCCGGGGCGAGGTTTGGACCTCCACGGGCGACTACTGCATGAACGGCGTGACCCGCCGGAAGGTGATCGAGATCTGCCGGGCCGAGGGCATCCCGGTGTTCGAGCGCAACTACTCCCTCGTGGACGCCTATGCCGCCGACGAGGCGTTCCTGACGGGCACCTTCGGCGCACAGACGCCCGTGGCCTCGATCGACGGCAAGGCCATTGGGACGGAAGGAGGCCGCGGCCCGGTCATGCGGCGCATCGCCGAAGTGTACCGCGCGTGGATCGAGGAGGACGCGCGGACGGGGGCGAAGTAG
- a CDS encoding ATP-binding protein, with amino-acid sequence MDRTVDPALFFDEAPCGFLLLDADWRVVRANARLLGWIGRAEDAVAGLHVRDLLDVGGRIFFETHFAPMVRIQGGFDEVALNFRREGGGVMPALVNAAERRGADGAVEAVAMTVLNASDRRLYETELLAARDRLRALNEELEARVAAEVERRLAAEEELRHVQRVETIGALAGGIAHDFNNVLQTIARDPGAGPQVHEGVERGAALVRRLMGLARRDGEAPRTFDAARAVAGLRAMAEHALGGGEAAIALEIEVGDAPLPVTADLRELENAVLNLAVNARDAMEGTPGTLRIEARAAAPADRPEGLEGAFAAVAVEDTGPGMDAETLARAFGAFFTTKPEGRGTGLGLAMVDRFARRAGGRAVIRSAPGRGTTVTILLPLADPALLAPEPAAAPAPAPAAAAAPSAPLRVLLIEDDAIIRMGMVDDLEMHGHEVTEAATGAAGIEAAGAGGFDVVVADLGLPDIGGPALVARMRALLPGAGIVAATGAVVLPSEVRDHVTHLPKPFDPDTLCRAVAEAAPRG; translated from the coding sequence ATGGACCGCACGGTCGATCCGGCGCTGTTCTTCGACGAGGCGCCGTGCGGCTTCCTCCTGCTCGACGCGGACTGGCGCGTGGTGCGCGCCAACGCGCGGCTGCTGGGCTGGATCGGCCGCGCCGAGGACGCGGTGGCGGGCCTCCACGTGCGCGACCTCCTGGACGTGGGCGGGCGCATCTTCTTCGAGACCCACTTCGCGCCCATGGTCCGCATCCAGGGCGGCTTCGACGAGGTGGCGCTGAACTTCCGCCGGGAGGGCGGCGGTGTGATGCCCGCGCTGGTGAACGCCGCCGAGCGGCGCGGCGCGGACGGCGCGGTCGAGGCGGTCGCGATGACCGTGCTGAACGCCAGCGACCGGCGCCTCTACGAGACCGAGCTGCTGGCCGCGCGCGACCGCCTGCGCGCGCTCAACGAGGAGCTGGAGGCGCGCGTGGCGGCCGAGGTCGAGCGCCGCCTCGCCGCCGAGGAGGAGCTGCGCCACGTGCAGCGCGTGGAGACCATCGGCGCGCTGGCGGGCGGCATCGCCCACGACTTCAACAACGTGCTGCAGACCATTGCCCGCGACCCCGGCGCCGGCCCGCAGGTGCACGAGGGCGTGGAGCGCGGCGCCGCGCTGGTGCGCCGCCTCATGGGGCTGGCCCGCCGCGACGGCGAGGCCCCGCGCACCTTCGACGCCGCGCGCGCCGTGGCGGGCCTGCGCGCCATGGCGGAGCACGCCCTCGGCGGCGGCGAGGCGGCGATCGCGCTGGAGATCGAGGTCGGCGACGCGCCGCTGCCCGTCACCGCCGACCTGCGCGAGCTGGAGAATGCGGTGCTGAACCTTGCCGTGAATGCCCGCGACGCCATGGAGGGGACGCCCGGCACCTTGCGCATCGAAGCGCGCGCCGCCGCGCCCGCCGACCGGCCCGAGGGGCTGGAGGGCGCGTTCGCCGCTGTGGCCGTCGAGGACACCGGCCCGGGCATGGACGCCGAGACCCTCGCGCGGGCTTTCGGGGCCTTCTTCACCACGAAGCCCGAGGGACGCGGCACGGGGCTGGGCCTCGCCATGGTGGACCGCTTCGCGCGCCGCGCCGGGGGGCGGGCCGTGATCCGCTCCGCGCCGGGCCGGGGGACCACGGTGACGATCCTGCTGCCGCTCGCAGACCCCGCGCTGCTGGCGCCCGAGCCGGCCGCGGCGCCCGCCCCTGCGCCCGCCGCGGCCGCCGCCCCGTCCGCGCCGCTGCGGGTGCTGCTGATCGAGGACGACGCGATCATCCGCATGGGCATGGTCGACGACCTGGAGATGCACGGCCACGAAGTGACCGAGGCCGCCACCGGCGCCGCCGGGATCGAGGCCGCCGGCGCGGGCGGGTTCGACGTGGTGGTGGCCGACCTCGGGCTGCCCGACATCGGCGGCCCCGCGCTGGTGGCGCGGATGCGCGCGCTGCTGCCCGGCGCCGGCATCGTCGCGGCCACGGGCGCGGTGGTGCTTCCCTCTGAGGTCCGGGACCACGTCACGCACCTGCCCAAGCCCTTCGACCCCGACACCCTGTGCCGCGCGGTGGCGGAGGCCGCGCCGCGGGGCTGA
- a CDS encoding alpha/beta fold hydrolase codes for MNVEKRHNVRLTGRDDPSAPAIVFAHGFGCDQAMWRYVTPRFEDRFRVVTFDHVGHGGSDHSAFDPERYGSLDGYAADVAELLEAMDLRDAVFVGHSVSSMIGVLAARRAPGRIGKLVMVGPSPRYIDDADYRGGFSEAEIEELLVSLDSNHMGWSAAMAPVIMANPDRPELGEELRNSFCRTDPEIAKSFARVTFTSDNRADLADVSVPTLILQCSDDAIAGEAVGRYVHEAIPGSRFVKLRATGHCPNLSAPAETADAIAAFA; via the coding sequence ATGAACGTCGAGAAGCGCCACAACGTCCGCCTCACGGGCCGGGACGATCCGTCCGCGCCCGCGATCGTCTTCGCCCACGGCTTCGGTTGCGACCAGGCCATGTGGCGCTACGTGACGCCGCGCTTCGAGGACCGGTTCCGCGTCGTGACCTTCGACCACGTAGGCCACGGCGGCTCCGACCACTCGGCCTTCGACCCCGAACGCTACGGCTCGCTCGACGGCTACGCCGCCGACGTGGCCGAGCTCTTGGAGGCCATGGACCTGCGGGACGCGGTGTTCGTGGGCCACTCGGTCTCGTCGATGATCGGCGTGCTGGCTGCGCGCCGGGCGCCGGGGCGCATCGGCAAGCTGGTCATGGTCGGCCCCTCGCCGCGCTACATCGACGACGCGGACTACCGCGGCGGCTTCTCGGAAGCCGAGATCGAGGAGCTGCTGGTCTCGCTCGACAGCAACCACATGGGCTGGTCGGCGGCGATGGCCCCCGTGATCATGGCCAACCCGGACCGCCCCGAGCTGGGCGAGGAGCTGCGCAACAGCTTCTGCCGCACCGATCCCGAGATCGCCAAGAGCTTCGCGCGCGTCACCTTCACCTCCGACAACCGCGCCGACCTCGCGGACGTCTCCGTGCCGACGCTGATCCTGCAGTGCTCCGACGACGCCATCGCGGGCGAGGCGGTGGGCCGCTACGTCCACGAGGCGATCCCCGGCAGCCGCTTCGTGAAGCTGCGGGCCACGGGCCACTGCCCGAACCTCTCCGCTCCCGCCGAGACCGCGGACGCCATCGCCGCCTTCGCCTGA
- a CDS encoding hydrogen peroxide-inducible genes activator: MNSVTLRQLRYFEALLRHRHFGRAAEAAAVSQPALSVQIRALEEALGGPLFERGPREVRPTPFGTRVAAEVRGVLRGVEALGALAQAEAGGLTGLRIGVIPTVAPYLLPALVRGLERARPGLDLEIRETVTPRLLEALADGALDTALVALPVSEPALVELPLFREPFVLVRPESEATKPVPDARALARMRLLLLEEGHCFRDQALEFCGQGARMRHGLDGSSLATLVQMVGAGLGVTLIPEMAVAVETRSAPVAVARFADPAPDRTLGLVWRRSSPLGAELRALAPVLRAAAGASAPAGGDALRRSGPVG, encoded by the coding sequence ATGAACAGCGTCACCCTGCGGCAACTGCGCTACTTCGAGGCCCTGCTCCGCCACCGCCACTTCGGGCGGGCCGCGGAGGCTGCCGCCGTGTCGCAGCCCGCGCTCTCGGTGCAGATCCGCGCGCTCGAGGAGGCCTTGGGCGGCCCACTGTTCGAGCGCGGCCCCCGCGAGGTGCGCCCCACGCCCTTCGGCACCCGCGTCGCCGCCGAGGTGCGCGGCGTGTTGCGCGGCGTGGAGGCGCTGGGCGCGTTGGCGCAGGCCGAGGCCGGGGGGCTCACTGGCCTGCGGATCGGCGTGATCCCCACCGTTGCGCCCTACCTGCTGCCCGCCTTGGTGCGGGGGCTGGAGCGGGCGCGCCCCGGCCTCGACCTGGAGATCCGCGAGACCGTGACGCCGCGGCTCCTGGAGGCGCTGGCCGACGGCGCGCTCGACACAGCGCTCGTGGCGCTGCCCGTCTCGGAGCCCGCGCTAGTGGAGCTGCCGCTGTTCCGCGAGCCCTTCGTGCTCGTGCGACCCGAGAGCGAGGCCACAAAGCCCGTGCCCGACGCCCGCGCGCTGGCCCGGATGCGGCTCCTGCTGCTGGAGGAGGGGCACTGCTTCCGCGACCAGGCGCTGGAGTTCTGCGGGCAGGGCGCGCGGATGCGCCACGGGCTCGACGGCTCGTCGCTGGCCACCCTAGTGCAGATGGTGGGCGCGGGCCTCGGCGTCACCCTGATCCCCGAGATGGCGGTGGCGGTGGAGACCCGCTCCGCCCCCGTGGCCGTCGCTCGCTTCGCGGACCCCGCGCCGGACCGCACCCTGGGGCTGGTGTGGCGCCGCTCCAGCCCGCTGGGCGCCGAGCTTCGCGCGCTCGCTCCGGTGCTGCGGGCCGCGGCGGGTGCGTCCGCACCGGCCGGCGGCGACGCCTTGCGGCGGAGCGGACCTGTCGGGTAA
- the katG gene encoding catalase/peroxidase HPI produces MDGNDTPAGKCPVIHGATLHVTNRVRGNRDWWPNQLKLDILHQHLPQTAPMDPDFDYRAKFRGLDYDAIKADLHALMTDSQSWWPADYGHYGPFFVRMAWHSAGTYRTADGRGGSTSGAQRFAPLNSWPDNGNLDKARRLLWPIKQKYGDAISWADLFILTGNVALESMGLKTFGFGGGREDVFAPEEDIYWGSEDEWLGTKDERYDAGEDGKGRFLENPLAAVQMGLIYVNPEGPNGNPDPAASAYDIRDTFARMAMGDEETVALTAGGHTFGKCHGAGDVTSVGPEPEGSPIEDMGFGWTNTWETGHGGHTITSGLEGAWTPTPTKWDNSYFEMLLDNEWELTKSPAGAHQWRPVDPAMHAIVPDAHDPSKKHPPMMSTADMAMKVDPKYREISERFRHDPAAFADAFSRAWFKLTHRDMGPKVRYIGPEVPSEDLIWQDPVPVPANPITAEDVPALKEMLLGSGLSARDMIGVAWASASTFRGSDRRGGANGARIRLEPQRSWEINRPAELAKVLDVYEGIKREWDAKGGRTVSIADLIVLAGSAAVEKAAREAGHDLKVPFTPGRGDATQEQTDAESFEPLEPKADGFRNYQSVDYTASPEELLVDRAQLLTLTAPEMTVLVGGLRALGCVPDGSQNGVLTETPGHLTHDVFRNLLDMNIQWKPRTEGAKVYDARDRETGEIRWSGTRCDLVFGANSQLRAIAEFYAQDDNGGKFARDFVAAWTKVMDLDRFDVAA; encoded by the coding sequence ATGGACGGAAACGATACCCCCGCCGGCAAATGCCCGGTGATCCACGGCGCCACGCTGCACGTGACCAACCGCGTGCGCGGCAACCGCGACTGGTGGCCGAACCAGCTGAAGCTGGACATCCTGCACCAGCACCTGCCCCAGACGGCGCCGATGGACCCGGACTTCGACTACCGCGCGAAGTTCCGCGGCCTCGACTACGACGCGATCAAGGCCGACCTCCACGCGCTGATGACCGACAGCCAGTCCTGGTGGCCGGCGGACTACGGCCACTACGGGCCCTTCTTCGTGCGCATGGCCTGGCACTCGGCGGGCACCTACCGCACCGCCGACGGGCGCGGCGGCTCGACGAGCGGAGCCCAGCGCTTCGCGCCGCTCAACTCGTGGCCCGACAACGGCAACCTCGACAAGGCGCGGCGCCTGCTCTGGCCGATCAAGCAGAAGTACGGCGACGCCATCTCCTGGGCCGACCTGTTCATCCTGACCGGCAACGTGGCGCTGGAGTCCATGGGCCTGAAGACCTTCGGCTTCGGCGGCGGGCGCGAGGACGTGTTCGCCCCTGAGGAGGACATCTACTGGGGCTCCGAGGACGAGTGGCTCGGCACGAAGGACGAGCGCTACGACGCGGGCGAGGACGGCAAGGGCCGGTTCCTGGAGAACCCGCTCGCGGCCGTGCAGATGGGCCTGATCTACGTGAACCCCGAAGGCCCCAACGGGAACCCCGACCCCGCCGCCTCGGCCTACGACATCCGCGACACCTTCGCGCGCATGGCCATGGGCGACGAGGAGACCGTGGCGCTGACCGCCGGCGGCCACACCTTCGGCAAGTGCCACGGCGCGGGCGACGTCACCTCGGTCGGCCCCGAGCCCGAGGGCTCGCCGATCGAGGACATGGGCTTCGGCTGGACCAACACCTGGGAGACCGGGCACGGCGGGCACACCATCACCTCCGGGCTGGAGGGCGCCTGGACGCCCACGCCGACCAAGTGGGACAACAGCTACTTCGAGATGCTGCTCGACAACGAGTGGGAGCTGACCAAGAGCCCCGCCGGCGCGCACCAGTGGCGGCCCGTGGACCCGGCGATGCACGCCATCGTGCCCGACGCTCATGATCCCTCCAAGAAGCACCCGCCGATGATGTCGACGGCCGACATGGCGATGAAGGTCGACCCGAAGTACCGCGAGATCTCGGAGCGGTTCCGCCATGATCCGGCGGCTTTCGCCGACGCCTTCTCACGCGCGTGGTTCAAGCTGACCCACCGCGACATGGGGCCGAAGGTCCGGTACATCGGGCCGGAGGTGCCTTCGGAGGACCTGATCTGGCAGGACCCGGTTCCGGTCCCCGCGAACCCGATCACCGCCGAGGACGTGCCGGCGCTCAAGGAGATGCTGCTCGGCAGCGGCCTCTCGGCGCGCGACATGATCGGCGTGGCCTGGGCCTCGGCCTCGACGTTCCGCGGCTCCGATCGCCGGGGCGGCGCCAATGGGGCGCGCATCCGCCTAGAGCCCCAGCGCTCCTGGGAGATCAACCGCCCCGCCGAGCTGGCGAAGGTGCTGGACGTCTACGAGGGAATCAAGCGCGAGTGGGATGCCAAGGGCGGGCGCACCGTGTCGATCGCCGACCTGATCGTGCTGGCCGGCTCGGCCGCGGTCGAGAAGGCGGCGCGCGAGGCGGGCCACGACCTGAAGGTGCCGTTCACGCCCGGCCGCGGCGACGCCACGCAGGAGCAGACCGACGCCGAGAGCTTCGAGCCGCTCGAGCCCAAGGCCGACGGGTTCCGCAACTACCAGTCGGTGGACTACACCGCCTCGCCCGAGGAGCTGCTGGTGGACCGCGCGCAGCTCCTGACCCTCACCGCGCCCGAGATGACGGTGCTGGTGGGCGGCCTGCGCGCCTTGGGCTGCGTGCCGGACGGCTCGCAGAACGGCGTGCTCACCGAGACGCCGGGGCACCTGACCCACGACGTGTTCCGCAACCTGCTGGACATGAACATCCAGTGGAAGCCGCGCACCGAAGGGGCCAAGGTCTACGATGCCCGCGACCGCGAGACCGGCGAGATCCGCTGGTCGGGCACCCGCTGCGACCTCGTGTTCGGCGCCAACTCGCAGTTGCGGGCCATCGCCGAGTTCTACGCCCAGGACGACAACGGCGGGAAGTTCGCCCGCGACTTCGTGGCCGCCTGGACCAAGGTGATGGACCTCGACCGCTTCGACGTGGCGGCCTGA
- a CDS encoding alpha-1,4-glucan--maltose-1-phosphate maltosyltransferase: protein MSAERPDPPRALAATRLAIEAIEPCVDAGRFAAKVVAGWPVAVAADIFADGHEVLGASVVTPAGETPMAHDMNDRWRATVRFDGPGPARFRIQAWRDVFATWARDTAKKVAAGQSVAVEVEEARAILAETKARGDDAKALKALRSVAKGEDAAGVLLSPDTATLMARIGPRANLSKSGDVPVWVDREAAAFAAWYELFPRSLGRDGAHGTFRDVEAHLPYVAGMGFDTLYFPPIHPVGTKNRKGKNNTLTAEPGDVGSPYAIGSAEGGHMAVHPELGTLDDFDHLVDAARDAGLEIALDIALNASPDHPWIAEHPEWFEWRPDGTIKYAENPPKRYEDIVNFRYYLDDGAPNLPFWHAVLDMFLFWAEHGVLAFRVDNPHTKPFPFWEWIIAEVRRDHPGAIFLAEAFTRPKVMKRLAKIGYNQSYSYFTWRNTKHELTEYLTELTQEECRDYMRVNFFVNTPDINPVFLHTSGRPGFRTRAILAASLSGAWGLYSGFEFCEAAPMPGKEEYLDSEKYELRPRDFDAEGHIKDDVALINRVRREQPAMRDFRNLKFFAAHDDRVLYYGRMDPASGSYVLFHVLLDPHAGAEFGFEVPLWEFGLPDAASVEVEDLVHGNRFTWHGKDHVLRLDPQERPYAIWKITPPGGGTR, encoded by the coding sequence ATGAGCGCCGAACGCCCCGATCCGCCCCGCGCCCTGGCCGCCACCCGTCTCGCCATCGAGGCGATCGAGCCCTGCGTCGATGCGGGCCGCTTCGCCGCGAAGGTGGTCGCCGGCTGGCCCGTCGCGGTCGCCGCCGACATCTTCGCCGACGGCCACGAGGTGCTCGGCGCCTCCGTGGTGACGCCCGCGGGCGAGACGCCCATGGCGCACGACATGAACGACCGCTGGCGCGCCACCGTGCGCTTCGACGGCCCCGGCCCCGCCCGCTTCCGCATCCAGGCCTGGCGCGACGTCTTCGCCACCTGGGCCCGCGACACCGCCAAGAAGGTCGCCGCCGGCCAGTCCGTGGCCGTGGAGGTCGAGGAGGCCCGCGCCATCCTGGCGGAGACCAAGGCGCGGGGCGACGACGCGAAGGCGCTCAAGGCGCTGCGCTCTGTTGCGAAGGGCGAGGACGCCGCGGGTGTCCTCCTGTCGCCCGACACCGCCACGCTGATGGCCCGCATCGGCCCCCGCGCGAACCTGTCCAAGTCCGGCGACGTGCCCGTCTGGGTCGACCGCGAGGCCGCCGCCTTCGCCGCCTGGTACGAGCTGTTCCCCCGCTCTCTGGGCCGGGACGGCGCCCACGGCACCTTCCGCGACGTGGAGGCGCACCTGCCGTACGTCGCCGGGATGGGCTTCGACACGCTCTACTTCCCGCCCATCCACCCGGTGGGCACCAAGAACCGCAAGGGAAAGAACAACACCCTGACGGCCGAGCCCGGCGACGTCGGCTCGCCCTACGCCATCGGCTCCGCCGAGGGCGGCCACATGGCGGTGCATCCCGAGCTGGGCACGCTAGACGACTTCGACCACCTCGTGGACGCGGCCCGCGATGCCGGCCTCGAGATCGCGCTCGACATCGCGCTGAACGCCTCGCCCGACCACCCCTGGATCGCCGAGCATCCCGAGTGGTTCGAGTGGCGCCCCGACGGGACCATCAAGTACGCCGAGAACCCGCCGAAGCGCTACGAGGACATCGTCAACTTCCGCTACTACCTCGACGACGGGGCGCCGAACCTGCCGTTCTGGCACGCGGTCCTCGACATGTTCCTCTTCTGGGCCGAGCACGGCGTGCTGGCCTTCCGCGTGGACAACCCCCACACCAAGCCGTTCCCGTTCTGGGAGTGGATCATCGCCGAGGTCCGCCGCGATCACCCCGGCGCGATCTTCCTGGCCGAGGCCTTCACGCGGCCCAAGGTGATGAAGCGGCTCGCCAAGATCGGCTACAACCAGAGCTACAGCTACTTCACCTGGCGCAACACCAAGCACGAGCTGACCGAGTACCTCACGGAGCTGACCCAGGAGGAGTGCCGCGACTACATGCGCGTCAACTTCTTCGTCAACACGCCCGACATCAACCCGGTGTTCCTCCACACGTCGGGGCGCCCCGGCTTCCGCACCCGCGCGATCCTGGCCGCCTCGCTCTCGGGCGCCTGGGGCCTCTACTCGGGCTTCGAGTTCTGCGAGGCCGCGCCGATGCCGGGCAAGGAGGAGTACCTCGACAGCGAGAAGTACGAGCTGCGCCCCCGCGACTTCGACGCCGAGGGGCACATCAAGGACGACGTCGCCCTGATCAACCGCGTGCGCCGCGAGCAGCCGGCGATGCGCGACTTCCGCAACCTCAAGTTCTTTGCGGCGCACGACGACCGCGTGCTCTACTACGGGCGCATGGACCCGGCCTCGGGCAGCTACGTGCTGTTCCACGTGCTGCTCGACCCCCACGCGGGCGCGGAGTTCGGCTTCGAGGTGCCGCTGTGGGAGTTCGGCCTGCCCGACGCCGCCAGCGTCGAGGTCGAGGACCTGGTCCACGGCAACCGCTTCACGTGGCACGGCAAGGACCACGTGCTGCGCCTCGACCCGCAGGAGCGGCCCTACGCGATCTGGAAGATCACGCCCCCCGGAGGTGGCACCCGATGA